The Lycium barbarum isolate Lr01 chromosome 10, ASM1917538v2, whole genome shotgun sequence genome includes a region encoding these proteins:
- the LOC132613076 gene encoding uncharacterized protein LOC132613076 — protein sequence MQKGLQSDMQELLPLVEHRMCARHILANWAKGWRGLQRKNQFWKWAKSRFEGEMKINIDKMKQLGTAKDGKDIVADLLYYPPETWCKLYFRTDIKCDSVDNYMSESFNAWILGPRHKTIITMLEEIRVKVMTRIGQLSQFPKTWLTNISPMALRVLEINIKKSMECNIDFNGERGFEISDWPYQLTVDLRNRTCSCRDWMLKGIPCQHDLAAILYKKYEPIAFVDSCYSKEAYLRTYCHFLQPVTNMKMWPVSNNPYVAPPVVNPMPGRPKKVRRREATESKRYGKLSRKGVDMTCNTYHGKNHNKRGCPLKV from the exons ATGCAAAAG GGGCTTCAATCAGATATGCAAGAATTGTTACCACTGGTGGAGCACAGGATGTGTGCAAGACACATCCTAGCCAACTGGGCAAAAGGATGGAGAGGTCTTCAAAGAAAGAACCAATTCTGGAAGTGGGCAAAAAGCAGATTTGAAGGAGAGATGAAGATAAATATAGACAAAATGAAACAACTTGGTACTGCCAAGGATGGTAAGGATATTGTTGCAGATTTACTGTACTACCCACCTGAAACTTGGTGTAAACTGTACTTTAGAACTGACATTAAGTGTGATAGTGTGGACAATTATATGTCTGAGAGCTTCAATGCCTGGATTTTAGGACCAAGGCATAAAACCATTATCACTATGCTTGAAGAGATTAGAGTGAAGGTAATGACTAGAATAGGTCAGTTGAGTCAATTTCCAAAAACATGGTTAACCAATATATCTCCAATGGCACTGAGGGTACTAGAAATCAATATAAAGAAGTCAATGGAATGTAATATTGATTTCAATGGTGAGAGAGGGTTTGAAATTAGTGATTGGCCATATCAACTTACTGTTGATTTGAGAAATAGAACTTGCAGTTGTAGGGACTGGATGCTCAAGGGAATACCATGTCAACATGACCTTGCTGCCATATTATATAAGAAGTATGAACCCATTGCGTTTGTTGATAGTTGCTACAGTAAGGAGGCCTACTTGAGGACTTATTGTCATTTTCTTCAACCAGTCACCAATATGAAAATGTGGCCTGTGTCCAATAACCCCTATGTTGCACCACCAGTTGTAAATCCTATGCCAGGCAGACCAAAGAAGGTGAGGAGAAGAGAAGCAACTGAGTCAAAAAGATATGGTAAGTTGTCAAGAAAAGGAGTTGACATGACTTGCAACACTTATCATGGTAAAAACCATAATAAAAGAGGTTGTCCTTTGAAGGTATGA